ATCGCCTGCCAAAGCGGGTCTCTGCAAGACCACCCCCCGAATCCGCCAAAACGGTCAACCCGAGACTGTGTCGACGGTTGCTTTGGCTGTGCACAGTGACAGTCACGAGAGGATCGCGTGGGCTCTGCTCTGGCAGAAAGGAGCCTCCGGCGCGATCTCCGTGGTCAGAACGCGCTCAGTCCCGTCCAAGGCGCACTTCACGCAGGTCCCCCAGTTCAACATTGTTTAGGAAGGTGCGAAAGGCAGGATACTCGGTTGGCGACACCTCTTCTCCGGACAAACTGTAACGAGCGCTCGCGAAGAGGCCGCTCGAGGTCGGGAACCATTGCCATTTGGCCGCCCCGTGGGCGCACGTGGTAGAGTCTGAAACCGGAGGAGAGAGCATCTTCCAGCCAGAAGGAGTGTCTGCGCTTAACAGAAACTCCTGAACCATGCCGAAGCGGAAGCGGATGGGGTGCACGCGCGTAGGCGACCGAAACAACTCCGGCAGGTCCAGGCGGCAGAACTGTGCGGGTCGCACCACAAGCTGCCCGGCACTTCGCATTGCAAAGGCGCTTGAGGAAAAGGAGTACGAAAAGCGCAGTGAGTCCGTGTCCGGCTCCAAGCCGGCAACGTGCCAGGATTTGAGCGTGATTGCAGGGCAACGACGAGCAAGGTGGCTCTCCAACCAGCGAGTCCGTTCGGCGGTGTTCAAAGCTGCCAGCTCTTTGCGCAGCTCATAGGCCGGCGCTCCACGCAGCACGGTCTCCCCATCCACCTCTGCACTCCCCTGCTCGTCGATGCGGGCATGCCACCGCTCGACTGTCTGGTTTTCGCTTGCAGGGCGCCGCGGCGTGCGACGCACTGAACCAGTGCCATCGCCCTTCACGTGCAGCACAAAGACGCCTTGGTCGTACCAGGGCAGACTGCCAAAAGGTGTCCCTTTGTCGGTAGGGTCGACCCACAAGCCACTGTCCCCAATTGCCGGGACAAAAACCATCGCATGATTGAAGTGGAAGGGCGAGGGCAAGGAGGTATCGGGCACCCCGTTCTGCCAGGTACTCACCAGCACCTGGTCAGCCTCTATGCCTACGGACGCGGCCATGGCGCACAGCAACGTTGCCATGTCCTTGCAGTCCCCGTATCGATTGGCCAACACTTCTTGCGCCGCGTGGGGCTGGAACCCGCCGATGCCGATCTCCACCGCCAAGTAGCGCACATTGTCCCTCACCCAGGTGGCCAGAGCCTTCAACTTGTCCATCTCGGTCTCGCAGCCGGCGATCAGCGTGCTGGCTAACCGACTGACCTGCTTGGTGGCCTTCATTTGCGGTGCGGCCAGGCCGTGATACCAGGTTGCCACGTCGTTCCAGGTCTTCATCCCGGCGGGGGACAACTCGACTCTGGCAAAGCACTCGCGCGGCGGGGGCATGGAAAGCTCGCGGCTCAAAGGTGGAATATCCTTCGCCTCCCACACGTAGGTCGCCTTGAAGCCGGCTGGTGCCCGTGTCACATGGGGCTCGAGTGCAAGACCGTGCACCCGGTAGATGAGCTCCCACTCCCCAGGCGCCAACAGCGTGAACCTCGATCGCAGCACCGGCACATCCTCCTGGAACACCCATGAGTGCCCAAAGCTTCTGGTTGGCGTCCGCACCCGGTAGCGGTATTCGACCACCGACCCAGGCTCGATGCCTGGGACTGCGAAGAGCTTTGCGCGCTGGTCAGAGTAGAAGACAAAACTGGGGTAAAGATTCACGTCATAGACCTTCTTCGGTTCCACTACGGAAATCTCACCCTGCGGCGAAATACACCTGGCCTGAAGTAACTCGACCCTGCTGTCCGCACCGTAGGGCACCGCCACGTTGGCAAAACGCTCGCCTCGACGGTTGAGTATCTTCACAATGCGGTGGCGCTCAAAGAGAGTAAAGCCCATTTGCCACTCGCCCGAGACCTCTACCTTGCCTTCATCGGCAAGCACCACAGCCTCGGCGTCGCCCGGCTCCTCGTGCTGGAGGAGCCTGAGTAGTTCCGGATCGCGCCAGCCGATGGTGCGTGCCCATTCCCCTCCGCGGGCGCACGCAAGGAAAAGCAAGGCAGCAGAAGACACTGC
Above is a window of Calditrichota bacterium DNA encoding:
- a CDS encoding DUF3857 domain-containing protein; its protein translation is MTRGRADSEAARRRRTARLLGAAVSSAALLFLACARGGEWARTIGWRDPELLRLLQHEEPGDAEAVVLADEGKVEVSGEWQMGFTLFERHRIVKILNRRGERFANVAVPYGADSRVELLQARCISPQGEISVVEPKKVYDVNLYPSFVFYSDQRAKLFAVPGIEPGSVVEYRYRVRTPTRSFGHSWVFQEDVPVLRSRFTLLAPGEWELIYRVHGLALEPHVTRAPAGFKATYVWEAKDIPPLSRELSMPPPRECFARVELSPAGMKTWNDVATWYHGLAAPQMKATKQVSRLASTLIAGCETEMDKLKALATWVRDNVRYLAVEIGIGGFQPHAAQEVLANRYGDCKDMATLLCAMAASVGIEADQVLVSTWQNGVPDTSLPSPFHFNHAMVFVPAIGDSGLWVDPTDKGTPFGSLPWYDQGVFVLHVKGDGTGSVRRTPRRPASENQTVERWHARIDEQGSAEVDGETVLRGAPAYELRKELAALNTAERTRWLESHLARRCPAITLKSWHVAGLEPDTDSLRFSYSFSSSAFAMRSAGQLVVRPAQFCRLDLPELFRSPTRVHPIRFRFGMVQEFLLSADTPSGWKMLSPPVSDSTTCAHGAAKWQWFPTSSGLFASARYSLSGEEVSPTEYPAFRTFLNNVELGDLREVRLGRD